The nucleotide window TGAATAGCGTCTGGGTATACCATGTTAAATCCTTTTCTCCCAATTTTGATCTAATAATCAGCAGAAATCCTCTCGTATTAAGGTTGTTTAAAGAAGCTAAATATGAAATATTAGAACCCCCACCCTATGATAGAAAAATTTACAATTCTACCTATATAAGAAGATTGATGATAGAGAATAATAATGAGTGGGAAAAACTAGTACCTACTGAGGTTTCAAATTATATACATGAAATTAAGGGTGATGAAAGACTCAGGTCTATCGCTGGCTTATCTTAATCCTTAAATATATAGGCTACAGTAAGAATTTGGGGTACGTAATATGTATAGGCTTGAAACCTATTATAATGTTTTCCCGTGGCATGCTAATCATTTTGGAAGTTTACACGGCGGAATATATATGAATTGGTTAATCGATACTAGTGGGCTCTTAATGTCTAATGTAAGTCGCGGAAATTATTTATTAGCATCGGTAGATTATCTATATTTATTCAAACCCGCTAGAGTAGGTGATGTAGTAAGAGTAGTCGCTGAGGTAACTGCAGGGTGGGAAAGTTCAGTAGAAATTAAAGTGAAAGCGTGTATAAAAAGAGAGGATAAAGAAGAACTAGGTGCACTAGGATTAACCACTTACGTAGCAGTAGATGAAAATGGAAGACCTAGAAAATTACCCGTAAAGATAGGTTCCGATGATGAAGCTAATAAAAGAAGAGAAAAAAGGATAGAAAAGAAGAGAAAAGATATGTTAGACCAAGAAGACCTCTTACCAAATATGTCATTTGGGAGGAGTTACATAAGGACTATATACCCTGAACATGGATTCGGAAATGGTATTCTATACGCAGGTAAAATGTACACAATGCTAGACGAGGCCTTAGCTATAGTAGCAAAACTATATAGCAAAGGTAATGTGTTCACTGGAAGTGCTGGTGCTGCAAACTTCTTATCTCCAGTTAGAATAGGTGATATTTTAGAAATTCAAGGTGCAATTGAGTATACTGGGACTACTTCTCTTGATGTAGGTGCTAAGGTCTTTGCAATAAACCATTATACAGGTGAAAAGAGGTTAGTCACGAGAACCGTATTTTCTTTCGTAGCAATTGATGAGAACGCTAAACCTAAGCCTATTCAAAAAATAACACCTGCTACTGATAAAGAAAAAATGATATTCGAAGAGAGACTAAAAGAAAGAGAGGAAAGAATAAAACTGTCCAAAACATTACAAGAAACTGAGTTATGTCAATAGCTTTTTATTTATGAGAAATCTTGATAGACTGCTTGCTATTATGTGAGCTGACCTTAAAGGCTCAGGTTGCTTTGCATAGAATTGATAGTAGCTAACCACC belongs to Stygiolobus caldivivus and includes:
- a CDS encoding acyl-CoA thioesterase, which translates into the protein MYRLETYYNVFPWHANHFGSLHGGIYMNWLIDTSGLLMSNVSRGNYLLASVDYLYLFKPARVGDVVRVVAEVTAGWESSVEIKVKACIKREDKEELGALGLTTYVAVDENGRPRKLPVKIGSDDEANKRREKRIEKKRKDMLDQEDLLPNMSFGRSYIRTIYPEHGFGNGILYAGKMYTMLDEALAIVAKLYSKGNVFTGSAGAANFLSPVRIGDILEIQGAIEYTGTTSLDVGAKVFAINHYTGEKRLVTRTVFSFVAIDENAKPKPIQKITPATDKEKMIFEERLKEREERIKLSKTLQETELCQ
- a CDS encoding nicotinamide-nucleotide adenylyltransferase, translating into MRRGLYPGRFQPFHLGHFQVIKWALERVDELIIVIGSAQESHTLSNPFTAGERIEMIRRTLEGNNIDLSTIYFIPIPDILMNSVWVYHVKSFSPNFDLIISRNPLVLRLFKEAKYEILEPPPYDRKIYNSTYIRRLMIENNNEWEKLVPTEVSNYIHEIKGDERLRSIAGLS